A portion of the Leptotrichia trevisanii DSM 22070 genome contains these proteins:
- a CDS encoding L-lactate permease — translation MEFLVGLIPIILFLILLAVLKKSALFSTYASLIVAIILNFVMSSWRIPVQGIIASLFEGFAVAWMPIGFVIIAAIFAYDLSVKNGKIEIIKTMLGNITSDRRAQALILAWGFGGFIEGIAGYGTAVAIPAAIMISLGFSPMTAAMICLLANSTPTAFGTVGLPVTTMISNFGLNAQQTALFTSLLLLLLTCVIPFILVVFANKEIDGGKNPAFGKGILPVVIASIIGYMIQPLIAMTTGAELPTIISSLIAMILMIVATKMFVKAEEGFETVAVSTKDAILAWLPYILMVVLIVGTSPVVKVINEPLHEHTISTIDFSFGHWATWFRDAKSAKEAGVAFKWILAPAAPLFVATVIAGFIQKVKVKDMVEVLGHTIYHKLDKMLVIMGIVALSVVMKHSGMTASIADGLKTLTGSGFPFIAPFLGTIGTFVTGSDLSSNLLFGGIQVGVAKGLSQNPALQSLLIAANTAGATGGKMISPQNIAIVTSVSAALNGKDGELLGKTIKYSVLYGLVLGILTFVGAGMVIK, via the coding sequence ATGGAATTTTTAGTAGGTTTAATACCAATCATTTTATTTTTAATTTTGTTAGCAGTTTTAAAAAAATCTGCGTTGTTTAGTACTTATGCGAGCTTGATTGTAGCGATTATTTTGAACTTTGTCATGTCAAGCTGGCGAATTCCAGTTCAAGGGATTATTGCTTCACTTTTTGAAGGATTCGCAGTGGCTTGGATGCCAATTGGATTTGTAATAATAGCGGCTATTTTTGCTTATGACTTATCAGTGAAAAATGGTAAAATTGAAATCATCAAAACGATGTTGGGAAATATTACATCAGATAGACGTGCACAAGCTTTAATACTTGCCTGGGGATTTGGTGGATTTATAGAAGGTATTGCAGGATATGGGACAGCGGTTGCAATTCCGGCGGCAATTATGATTTCTTTAGGATTTTCTCCTATGACAGCGGCGATGATTTGTTTACTTGCAAATTCGACACCGACAGCATTTGGAACAGTAGGGCTTCCAGTTACAACAATGATTTCGAACTTTGGATTAAATGCTCAACAGACAGCATTATTTACATCATTGCTATTGTTACTATTAACTTGTGTTATTCCTTTTATTTTAGTAGTTTTTGCAAATAAAGAAATAGATGGCGGAAAAAATCCAGCTTTTGGAAAAGGAATTTTACCAGTAGTTATCGCATCAATTATTGGATACATGATACAACCGTTAATAGCTATGACGACTGGGGCTGAACTTCCTACAATTATTTCAAGTTTAATAGCAATGATTTTAATGATTGTAGCGACAAAAATGTTTGTTAAGGCAGAAGAAGGATTTGAAACTGTGGCAGTTTCTACTAAAGATGCAATTTTAGCTTGGCTTCCATATATTTTAATGGTAGTTTTAATTGTAGGGACAAGTCCAGTTGTTAAAGTTATAAATGAGCCTTTACACGAGCATACAATTTCAACAATTGATTTTTCATTTGGGCATTGGGCAACTTGGTTTAGAGATGCCAAAAGTGCAAAAGAAGCTGGAGTTGCGTTTAAATGGATTTTGGCACCAGCTGCACCTTTATTTGTAGCAACAGTTATCGCAGGATTTATTCAAAAAGTAAAAGTAAAAGACATGGTCGAAGTACTAGGTCATACAATTTATCATAAATTAGATAAAATGTTAGTAATTATGGGAATTGTAGCACTTTCAGTAGTTATGAAGCACAGTGGAATGACAGCAAGTATTGCAGATGGTCTTAAAACATTAACTGGATCAGGATTTCCGTTTATTGCACCATTCTTAGGTACAATTGGAACATTTGTTACAGGAAGTGATTTATCATCTAACTTGTTATTTGGTGGAATTCAAGTAGGAGTAGCGAAAGGATTATCACAAAATCCAGCACTGCAATCATTGTTAATTGCAGCTAATACCGCTGGAGCTACAGGTGGTAAAATGATTTCACCACAAAATATCGCAATTGTAACATCAGTTTCTGCAGCATTAAATGGAAAAGATGGAGAACTTTTAGGAAAAACTATTAAATATTCTGTATTGTATGGACTTGTGTTAGGTATTTTGACATTTGTTGGAGCAGGAATGGTTATTAAATAA
- a CDS encoding Tex family protein, producing MDIVASVAKELNFKVPQVENTIKLFDEGATVPFIARYRKEVTGNLDEEQIRDVIEKITYYRNLEKRKEEVIRLIEEQGKLTEELHKSIVNAIKLQEVEDLYLPYKKKKKTKADIAKDQGLEPLSEFALAKGTTMEQLEKEAKKYVTEEVADVKAAIEGVHLIIAQDISENIKIREFLRDKIAKFGILTSKVIEKNKENDEKGVYQDYYEYSEQIGRSASNRILALNRGEKEKILKVDIDIDEKTEEVITNFILNTFENKNLTEFFKEVIKDSMDRLAYPSIKNEVRNIYTEKAEEEAINIFSENLEKLLLQPPLSKKTLMGLDPGYRTGCKMVIINKDGFYETNDVLFLVDGVHNERQLATAKKKILDYIAKYDVDIIAIGNGTASRETEAFVADVIKEAKKKVSYLIANEAGASIYSASKLAIEEFPDLDVTARGAISIARRIQDPMAELVKIDPKSIGVGMYQHDVNQKKLNETLEQTIEHVVNNVGVNINTASWALLSFVSGIKKNVAKNLVDYRHENGDFKDRKQLKKVKGLGDKAFEQMAGFVVVPDSENPLDNTIIHPESYHIAEIILKEASCKVEDLKEDLDVVRQKLQKIDLEKIIKENDFGRETAKDVYEALLKDRRDPRDEFEKPLLRSDILNMDDLTEGMILEGTVRNVAKFGAFVDIGLKNDALIHISEIAEKFVSDATKELSVGQIIKVKILSLDKERGRVGLTRKGL from the coding sequence TGCCGTTTATTGCTAGGTATCGGAAGGAAGTTACGGGGAATCTGGATGAGGAGCAGATTCGGGATGTAATTGAGAAAATTACGTATTACAGAAATTTGGAAAAAAGGAAAGAGGAAGTTATAAGGCTGATTGAGGAGCAAGGGAAACTGACTGAGGAATTGCATAAAAGTATTGTAAATGCGATAAAACTGCAAGAAGTGGAAGATCTGTACCTGCCTTATAAGAAAAAGAAAAAAACAAAGGCGGATATTGCAAAAGATCAAGGGTTGGAGCCTCTTTCAGAGTTTGCGTTAGCCAAAGGGACTACGATGGAGCAACTGGAGAAAGAAGCCAAGAAGTATGTTACGGAAGAAGTGGCGGATGTTAAGGCTGCAATTGAAGGAGTTCACTTGATTATCGCTCAGGATATTTCGGAAAATATTAAAATCAGGGAGTTCTTAAGGGATAAAATTGCAAAATTTGGAATTTTGACTTCTAAAGTTATTGAGAAAAATAAAGAAAATGATGAAAAAGGTGTTTATCAGGATTATTATGAATATTCGGAACAGATTGGGAGAAGCGCTTCAAATAGGATTCTTGCGTTAAATCGTGGAGAAAAGGAAAAGATATTGAAAGTCGACATTGATATTGATGAAAAAACAGAAGAAGTTATAACAAACTTTATTCTGAATACTTTTGAAAATAAAAATTTAACTGAATTTTTTAAGGAAGTTATAAAAGATTCGATGGACAGACTGGCTTATCCATCCATAAAGAATGAAGTGAGAAATATTTATACAGAAAAAGCGGAAGAAGAAGCGATCAATATTTTTTCTGAAAATCTGGAAAAACTGCTATTACAACCGCCTCTATCGAAAAAAACGCTTATGGGATTGGATCCAGGATACAGAACGGGCTGTAAGATGGTAATTATCAATAAAGACGGATTTTATGAAACAAATGACGTACTTTTCCTTGTGGATGGAGTGCATAATGAAAGGCAGCTTGCGACTGCAAAGAAAAAAATATTGGATTATATAGCAAAATATGACGTAGATATTATCGCAATTGGAAATGGGACGGCTTCAAGAGAAACGGAGGCATTTGTTGCGGATGTGATAAAGGAGGCTAAGAAAAAGGTTTCGTATCTGATTGCAAATGAGGCTGGAGCTTCAATTTATTCTGCATCAAAATTGGCTATTGAGGAATTTCCTGATCTGGATGTTACGGCAAGAGGTGCGATTTCTATTGCAAGAAGAATTCAGGATCCAATGGCAGAACTTGTAAAAATTGATCCAAAATCAATTGGAGTGGGAATGTATCAGCATGATGTAAATCAGAAAAAGCTAAATGAAACTTTGGAGCAGACAATTGAGCATGTAGTAAATAACGTAGGAGTCAATATAAATACAGCTTCATGGGCATTATTAAGTTTTGTTTCTGGAATTAAGAAGAATGTGGCAAAAAATCTTGTGGATTATAGACACGAAAATGGTGATTTTAAGGACAGAAAACAGCTTAAAAAAGTAAAAGGGCTGGGAGATAAGGCATTTGAGCAGATGGCAGGATTTGTTGTTGTGCCTGACAGTGAAAATCCGCTTGATAACACGATTATCCATCCAGAATCATATCACATTGCAGAAATTATCTTGAAGGAAGCTAGCTGTAAAGTTGAGGACTTAAAAGAAGATTTGGATGTTGTAAGACAAAAATTGCAGAAAATAGACTTAGAAAAAATTATTAAGGAAAATGATTTTGGAAGGGAAACAGCGAAGGATGTATATGAGGCGCTGTTAAAGGACAGACGTGATCCCCGTGATGAATTTGAAAAACCGCTTTTACGTTCGGATATTTTGAACATGGATGACTTGACAGAAGGAATGATTCTGGAAGGAACTGTGAGAAATGTGGCAAAATTTGGAGCATTTGTTGACATAGGGTTAAAAAATGATGCATTGATTCATATTTCTGAAATAGCAGAAAAATTTGTTTCAGACGCTACAAAGGAACTTTCTGTGGGACAAATTATAAAAGTTAAAATATTGTCGTTGGATAAGGAAAGAGGAAGAGTGGGACTTACGAGAAAAGGACTTTAA